The Romeriopsis navalis LEGE 11480 genomic interval TGAACTGATTTGGCTGCGTACCAGCTTCCACGATCGCCATTGAGGTCATGGGGTCTTCGCCTTCCATCGGCATTGAGACCTTGACTTCGACATCATCGGCAGTCAGATTCTCTTGCAAAACACTCACCACAATCTCTGCATCACCCATCTTCACTTCATTAGAACTCGGGCTCACTTGCCGAATATCCTTTGAGGCTTTTGCTTTAACGGTGTCACCCATCTTGCTATGGTCCATCCCTTTCGTTGTTGAATCGGATTTCGCCGGACTGGTCGCAGCCGTCGTATCAGAAGGCTGGGAACTTTTTTGGCTCGCATTTGAACCGCAGGCAATTAAAGTCACGCTAAGGAATGCGGCTAAAGCAAACTTTTGGAACATGATTTTCTCCTAAATACTTGGGGCAAAATTAATCAAAGTGAGATTGGCATCTGGTTCCATCACAACCACGCTGAAATTGCAGCGGAACAGTTGCAGAGACGTACAGATTGACGAAGTCACACTATATGCTTCGCCGCTGACCTACCTAACGAGCAGTCAGCGTAAACTGCTTCCGACCACTGTGTTCAGATGTTTTGATTTGAGTTTTGATAATCCAGTCACCTTTCATGCCAAAGTGAGTTTTTACCCGGAATTGACCGGGCTTTGGCAATGCTTTCACATCAACCATCGTTGTCATCGGAGCCATATTTTTCATTGGCATGGTCACATCTACATCTAGCTGTTTCACAGGAATTGGCGATTTCGATTGTTTATCAAGTACCTGCAAAGTCAGTTCAGCAGCTCCAGCTTTCACCTGCTCCTGAGCTGTCGGACTTACCAGCTCAATCACCACATTTCCCTGATCAACTTGATTTAGAGAAGCAACTGATTTATCGGCAGTATCAACCATGGCCACTTTCTTACCTTCAAGTAAGCGAGAAAAACCACTTGTGATGACTTGTTCTCCCGCTTTCAACCCAGTTATAATTTCAACGCGATCACCACTGCTGACACCGCGCTTCACCACTCGGCGAGTTGCCATTGCAGCATCACCACTACCCTGTACAATCCAAATTGCCGGTTTCCCCTGAAACGTGTGTAATGCCAATTGTGGTACAGAAATAGCGGCTGGATTACTATCCTTGATGACCTGCATTTCCAGAAATTGGCCTGCCAGTAAACGCTCACCAGGATTGTTCACAATTGCTTCAACCGTGATGGTTCGAGTTTGGGGGTTAGCATCGGGAAAAATACTGCTCACTTCTCCCCGAATTGGTGTCATTTTTGTTCCAGGAACCGTTGCCATAACACGGGTCCCCCGCATGATTCCCATAGCATCAGCCTGGGCAATGTTCGCCCGTAATCGCACACGACTATAGTCACCAATTTTAAGAATCCCCATGCCCGGTCGGACAACAACACCAGGATCAGCCATCCGTGCCTGCACAATGCCAGTCACTGGCGCAATAATATCGGTATAACCTTCTAACACAATAGCTGTATCAGCTTTAGCTTGTGACTGGCCAACTTTGGCACGATCGCGGCGAATTTCTGCCTGCATCCGCACGAGCTTAATTTTAGCTCCCGAAATCGCAGCTTCTTTGGCTGATACTTCAGATGACACGACGTCATAGTCATTCTGCGAAATCGCACCACCAGCCACTAAACTTTTGAAGCGTTTTGCCTTGAGCTGAATATAATCAAGTTCAGCTTTCATCCGGCTAATCTCGCGGGCCTGCTCCTGAATCTGCATTTCATTCGCAGTCACCATTTTTTGCATGACTTCCGTCTCGGACTGTGCCTCCATCAATTGGGTCCGACGTTCAGAAGCATCAAGCTGAGCAAGGAGTTGGCCTTTACGCACACGATCGCCAGGGTAGATGCCATAATTGCGCAACTGCCCGGCAATCCTTGGATAGACCGTTACTTCGGTGTAGGGATAAACCGTACCCGTATATTTAACCGCTTGTTTGAGTAAACGTGGCTGGACCGTCTCAACTTGCACAGGAACAGCATTAAATGCACCCTGCACAGTCATCATCTCATCGTGAGACATTTTGCTGTGATCCATTCCAGCCATTGAGTCGCCTTGCTCAGTCCCAGCCATCGCACGATTGCCGAAGTGCCGCACGGCCAACCATATACTGCTGGATAGCAACGCAAAGACACCAAATCCAATCAGACTAGAGACAAGCCGAAATTGAGATTTTGTGTCTGATGAATTTGAAATCTCAGATCCATCAGACATCGAATTTGACTCCATTGCCCTTTCAGTTAATTTGGCTGATTCAGTCAAATCATTTGCCTGAACTGAACGGTCCAGCTCATTTTCTTGATTCATCGTGCATCAATAGTCGGGTTATGGCTTTCACAGCATATTGGGGCTAGATGAAATCAATATGAAATTAATGAGCCATCTTTTTCATAGCTCAATCCATACTTCTGGCGGACAAATTGCTGCTTGATGCCAGCCAGACGTATCGATACCCAACAGCTTTGAGTCGTCACGTTGGCCCCGATACTTTTGCCCATCGGATATTAACCGCTGTGGTGCAGTATCATCCTGGATCGGTCGAAACTGAATTTGTGCTGACATCATCGCTAACATTGCATTGCGTAGGACTCTCAGTTGCGCTAGCTTAATCCGGGCTGTAATCGTCCCATCCATTTCCGCTAAGATTTCATCTAATAGCTGCTGATAAATTAGCTGGCTTTGCTCTGGCCCATATCCCGGAATTGCCTGAATCAATGTTGCTACCTCACGCACATTTAAATCTTCAGTCTGCCGTTGCCACCAAGATTTGGGTAAATATAAATCGCGTTTAGCCAGTTGCACACGAAATTGTTTTGCCAGTTGTTCTCGACTGTAGCGTTCAGGGCTACGCCGAGTCATACGGTAGAGCCACAAAATACTCAAAATAATTAATGCTGCTGTCAGACCTGACTGACCCCAGACAGGTAATCCCACACCCCAAGACTTACCAACGAAGAAAAAGAAAATATTGAAGGCAGCAAAAGTGGTAAGGCTATAGAGATGATGGAGTAGATGGATTTTTGACCAAGCACGCTGTAGTCGTTGCGCAAATCGAGAATACATTTGCTCTAGCAGATAGCCGAACCAGTAGGTACAGCCAATCCATATACCAATGTAAGCGGGTACAACCAGCAGTTTTGGTAATACAATAGTACGACCAGAAAGATAAAATCCTGGACTCATTAATTCATTGATTTGGTTAGTCTGGCGTGCCCAAATTCCAGAAAAGAAATATTCCCAATTGCCAGCATAAACGTAGTGATAACTAAAAAATCCGATAATCAGCCCAATGTAGCCATAGTAAATCAGTCGATAAGCTGGTTGTTCGATCGATGCCCAGTAGTTCTTTTCTGCATCAATATCCATACATAATCGCTGACAGCCTACACAAGCCTTCTTATCATTGCCTGATACATCGATGGTACGGCAAGTAGATTGTGTGACAGGAATGTACAATTCAGCATGGGCTTTACTGGTCAGGATACCAGTGGGTTGGGAGAAAACTCTCTGTACGGGTGCCATTGGACAAAAGTATTGGCACCATGATTTACCTGCATATAAGTAGCCCACAATGACCGCCGCTAACATAGTGCCCATTAGCCATAGACCTAATGCAATTGCTTCTGCATTAATCAATAGCAAACGTGCACAGATACCAACATATAGCAGCGCAAACTGGAGGTAGAGATAATTGCGTCCTAGCCAAGATTGTTGAGCAACTTTCACGGGCGCTCGCTTGCTGGATTTTCCAACTTGCTGTTGTCGCTGCCATCCAAACCGACTCGGTAGCTGAGAAATAAATGCTAGAGGGCAAATCCGACGCCAAACCTCATGGCCACACACGAGCAGTATCAATATCACCCCCGGTACCACATACCCCCAAAAGATCGGAATTGCTAAATGGTAGGGATGATTGGCTAAGCATTGATGCTGTACAGGCACACAGTGATCGTTCACAATGCGCCATGGACTAAAGTGATTTTCAGCACTGGTCAACCAGTGAGAGACCGCATCATTGAACAGACAAATTATGAGCATTAGCCAACCAGCAACAAACAACCATCGCACCTGATTTAGACGACGATCGGTAATAGCATTCAACATATAGACAACCGGAATTTTTTTCAACGAAAGATGGCCCAGTGAATTTCTAGATAAATACTTTTGTGATCTCATTTGCACTTAAGAAAATTTGATTCAGTATTCAACCTAAAACTCAAGTATTATTTACTACATAAATAAATCAATCTAGCTTAGGAGTGAGCCACCAATATATCCGTGAGAAGATATGTTTCAAGGGGATTACAACTAAAGTCATAGAAGATTTATATACTGACAATATACGCTGCAAATTTGTATAAGTTTTCAAAAAAGTGCAGCAATTTCATCTTGATTTCATTTTGATCTGGTTAGGTTTGAAAAGATCAGCAGTATCTCACTCATCAAGTAAATATCCTGAAGATCGTTTGGAATACCTAATTTTCTTGCTTTTACTATGCTTGCTCAACACAGTGAAATTATTATTCAGTGCCCAGTTTGCCAAGCAGAATCAAAACGCTTGTTTCAGAAAGAATATTATTGGATTCGACAATGTAATTTCTGTAAGCACCAATTTTTGGAGGATGCCGTCAATGCTAAACATGTTGAAACAGTATATGGAGACGAATACTTTAATGAGGGTGGTACAGGATACCCTGGCTATCTACGAGAAGCAGATCTTATTCGAGCCCATGGTCGTCGCTATGCAAATCTGCTGAGCAAATATATGACGCCAGGAAAAGTCCTCGATATTGGCAGTGCTGCTGGGTTTATTTTGCAAGGGTTAGTTCAGTCTGGATGGCAAGGTGTTGGCATTGAGCCAAATGAATCGATGGCGACTTATGGACGAGAGAAACTAGGGTTAGATATACGAATTGGTTCATTTGAGCAGATTGAGCCCGAATCTCGGTTTGACCTAGTGAATATGGTACAAGTTATTCCTCATTTCTGGGATCTACAGCAAGCATTAGAAACAGCAGCAAGAGTCACTAAACCTGGCGGTTACTGGTTAATCGAAACCTGGAATCACAATAGCCGTTTGGCTAAGCTCTTCGGCAAAAATTGGCATGAATATAGCCCACCTAGTGTACTACGTTGGTTTTCATATCGCGATCTTGACCTTTTAGCAGAGCATCATGGCTTTCAAAAAATTGCGCGCGGTCAACCTCAAAAGTGGATTAGCGGTGCTCATATTAAGTCATTAGTTGGACATAAGCTCGATACCATAAGGTGGTTCAAGCATTTCAAAATTTTCCTGAACATCATTCCCGATAATCTCAGACTACCCTATCCTTCAGAAGACTTATTTTGGGTCTTGTATCAAAAAATCTGACGCCGAATGAGCACGCTGATTATCCATTATCTACCCAACTTTTATCAAATAAAAATCCACATCATCAGCGGTTATACTACATCCTCATCGGACTTCGGTAACTGTTTCAGCTGCATGCCCAGACTTAAACGCTCAAAATCCAACGACATGCACTCCGGGTCCAATCGTACCGCGATCAAGTGGTCCGCCTTGGCCGCTTCAAGGTGTCCGGTAGCTTGAAGTAACAGCGCTCGATGGAAATAGTACTGCCCCATATCGGGGCGGAGTTGAATCGCCTGGTTGAAATGCATGATCGCGGTCGCATATTCTGTTGCTTCCATCGCCGCCAAAGCCAACCGATTAAAGGAAGCAGCGGTCATCTCAACTAAGGATTCATGCCGCAAGAGCTCTCTCATAGTCTGCTCCACTTCCTGCTCGAAGGAGGACGTAGAGGCTGGCGGTTTGAATAAAAGACGTTGAACCATCGTGCGTAATCCCATCTCAATCTCCTATTGCAGTATTCAAAATCAGAATTAACGTGGCTCAATCCAAAAGGTACATT includes:
- a CDS encoding FixH family protein, coding for MFQKFALAAFLSVTLIACGSNASQKSSQPSDTTAATSPAKSDSTTKGMDHSKMGDTVKAKASKDIRQVSPSSNEVKMGDAEIVVSVLQENLTADDVEVKVSMPMEGEDPMTSMAIVEAGTQPNQFKIKTNFGMAGPWAVHVMAKGAEPATFAFQVK
- a CDS encoding efflux RND transporter periplasmic adaptor subunit is translated as MSDGSEISNSSDTKSQFRLVSSLIGFGVFALLSSSIWLAVRHFGNRAMAGTEQGDSMAGMDHSKMSHDEMMTVQGAFNAVPVQVETVQPRLLKQAVKYTGTVYPYTEVTVYPRIAGQLRNYGIYPGDRVRKGQLLAQLDASERRTQLMEAQSETEVMQKMVTANEMQIQEQAREISRMKAELDYIQLKAKRFKSLVAGGAISQNDYDVVSSEVSAKEAAISGAKIKLVRMQAEIRRDRAKVGQSQAKADTAIVLEGYTDIIAPVTGIVQARMADPGVVVRPGMGILKIGDYSRVRLRANIAQADAMGIMRGTRVMATVPGTKMTPIRGEVSSIFPDANPQTRTITVEAIVNNPGERLLAGQFLEMQVIKDSNPAAISVPQLALHTFQGKPAIWIVQGSGDAAMATRRVVKRGVSSGDRVEIITGLKAGEQVITSGFSRLLEGKKVAMVDTADKSVASLNQVDQGNVVIELVSPTAQEQVKAGAAELTLQVLDKQSKSPIPVKQLDVDVTMPMKNMAPMTTMVDVKALPKPGQFRVKTHFGMKGDWIIKTQIKTSEHSGRKQFTLTAR
- a CDS encoding 4Fe-4S binding protein; the protein is MLNAITDRRLNQVRWLFVAGWLMLIICLFNDAVSHWLTSAENHFSPWRIVNDHCVPVQHQCLANHPYHLAIPIFWGYVVPGVILILLVCGHEVWRRICPLAFISQLPSRFGWQRQQQVGKSSKRAPVKVAQQSWLGRNYLYLQFALLYVGICARLLLINAEAIALGLWLMGTMLAAVIVGYLYAGKSWCQYFCPMAPVQRVFSQPTGILTSKAHAELYIPVTQSTCRTIDVSGNDKKACVGCQRLCMDIDAEKNYWASIEQPAYRLIYYGYIGLIIGFFSYHYVYAGNWEYFFSGIWARQTNQINELMSPGFYLSGRTIVLPKLLVVPAYIGIWIGCTYWFGYLLEQMYSRFAQRLQRAWSKIHLLHHLYSLTTFAAFNIFFFFVGKSWGVGLPVWGQSGLTAALIILSILWLYRMTRRSPERYSREQLAKQFRVQLAKRDLYLPKSWWQRQTEDLNVREVATLIQAIPGYGPEQSQLIYQQLLDEILAEMDGTITARIKLAQLRVLRNAMLAMMSAQIQFRPIQDDTAPQRLISDGQKYRGQRDDSKLLGIDTSGWHQAAICPPEVWIEL
- a CDS encoding class I SAM-dependent methyltransferase, which gives rise to MLAQHSEIIIQCPVCQAESKRLFQKEYYWIRQCNFCKHQFLEDAVNAKHVETVYGDEYFNEGGTGYPGYLREADLIRAHGRRYANLLSKYMTPGKVLDIGSAAGFILQGLVQSGWQGVGIEPNESMATYGREKLGLDIRIGSFEQIEPESRFDLVNMVQVIPHFWDLQQALETAARVTKPGGYWLIETWNHNSRLAKLFGKNWHEYSPPSVLRWFSYRDLDLLAEHHGFQKIARGQPQKWISGAHIKSLVGHKLDTIRWFKHFKIFLNIIPDNLRLPYPSEDLFWVLYQKI